One window from the genome of Carassius carassius chromosome 15, fCarCar2.1, whole genome shotgun sequence encodes:
- the LOC132158797 gene encoding 26S proteasome regulatory subunit 6B-like, with protein sequence MEDGGVLVERPQEDIPTLLNLRPQTGLSFLAPEDLADLYSRYKKLQQELEFLEVQEEYIKDEQKNLKKEFLHAQEEVKRIQSIPLVIGQFLEAVDQNTAIVGSTTGSNYYVRILSTIDRELLKPNASVALHKHSNALVDVLPPEADSSIMMLTSDQKPDVMYADIGGMDIQKQEVREAVELPLTHFELYKQIGIDPPRGVLMYGPPGCGKTMLAKAVAHHTTAAFIRVVGSEFVQKYLGEGPRMVRDVFRLAKENAPAIIFIDEIDAIATKRFDAQTGADREVQRILLELLNQMDGFDQNVNVKVIMATNRADTLDPALLRPGRLDRKIEFPLPDRRQKRLVFSTITSKMNLSEEVDLEDYVARPDKISGADINSICQEAGMLAVRENRYIVLAKDFEKAYKTVIKKDEQEHEFYK encoded by the exons ATGGAGGACGGCGGAGTTCTGGTTGAGAGACCTCAG gagGATATTCCGACCCTGCTAAATTTAAGGCCTCAGACCGGCTTGTCTTTCTTGGCACCTGAAGATCTGGCGGATCTTTACAGCAGATATAag AAGTTGCAGCAGGAGCTGGAGTTTCTGGAGGTGCAGGAGGAGTACATTAAAGATGAACAGAAGAATCTGAAAAAGGAGTTTCTTCATGCCCAAGAGGAGGTGAAGAGGATACAGAGCATCCCTCTGGTTATTGGGCAGTTCCTGGAAGCAGTCGACCAGAATACTGCTATTGTGGGCTCAACCACAG GCTCCAATTACTATGTTCGGATTTTGAGCACAATTGACAGAGAGCTGCTGAAGCCTAATGCTTCTGTTGCTCTGCACAAGCACAGCAATGCTTTGGTGGACGTTCTGCCTCCCGAAGCTGACAGCAGCATCATGATGCTCACTTCAG ATCAGAAGCCAGATGTGATGTACGCAGACATCGGAGGAATGGACATCCAGAAACAAGAAGTGAGGGAGGCTGTGGAGCTGCCCCTCACACATTTTGAGCTCTATAAACAG ATTGGTATTGACCCACCCAGAGGAGTGCTCATGTATGGCCCGCCTGGCTGTGGAAAGACTATGCTGGCAAAAGCTGTGGCTCATCATACCACAG CGGCCTTTATTCGTGTGGTGGGATCTGAGTTTGTGCAGAAGTATCTCGGAGAGGGTCCACGCATGGTGCGAGATGTCTTTCGACTGGCTAAAGAGAATGCCCCGGCCATTATCTTTATTGATGAGATTGATGCGATTGCTACCAAGCGTTTTGATGCACAGACTGGAG CTGATAGAGAAGTGCAAAGAATCCTGCTTGAGCTGCTCAATCAAATGGATGGATTTGACCAGAATGTGAACGTTAAG GTTATCATGGCCACCAACAGGGCTGACACACTGGATCCAGCTTTGCTGCGCCCAGGTAGACTGGACCGTAAGATTGAGTTTCCTCTTCCTGACCGGCGACAGAAACGCCTGGTGTTCTCCACCATCACCAGCAAGATGAACCTCTCGGAGGAGGTTGACCTGGAGGATT ATGTTGCCAGGCCTGACAAGATCTCTGGTGCAGATATCAACTCCATTTGCCAGGAG GCTGGTATGCTGGCTGTGCGTGAAAACCGTTACATTGTACTGGCTAAGGACTTTGAGAAGGCTTACAAGACTGTTATCAAGAAAGATGAGCAGGAACACGAGTTCTACAAATAG